A section of the Rhodospirillales bacterium genome encodes:
- the pssA gene encoding CDP-diacylglycerol--serine O-phosphatidyltransferase, translating to MTGEPDPRAEETLDAYFIEDPSEEKTPEGTRLRRFLPNFLTLCGLSAGLLAIQKAVNNQWDDAVLLITFAAIVDTMDGALARLLQATSKFGAELDSLADFLSFGVAPAFVMYLWTLDNAGPVGWVAVLVFALCSALRLARFNTLSEIDPRPQWARKFFMGVPAPCGAGLALMPLIASLQFPDFSGYPLLTPLIGIWMILIGLLMVSKLPTLSSKQVKLPASSAVPMLAAAGLFLAALVHMPWATLLVAGTTYAASILIGLKMYFRLKRMNAPSAPVADAA from the coding sequence ATGACCGGCGAACCGGACCCGCGGGCCGAGGAAACCCTCGACGCCTATTTTATCGAGGATCCGTCCGAAGAAAAAACACCCGAAGGCACGCGCCTGCGCCGCTTTCTGCCCAATTTCTTGACGCTCTGCGGCCTTTCGGCAGGCTTGCTGGCCATTCAAAAGGCGGTCAACAACCAATGGGATGATGCGGTACTGCTGATCACTTTCGCCGCCATCGTCGACACGATGGACGGCGCGCTCGCCCGGCTTTTACAGGCGACCTCGAAATTCGGCGCCGAGCTTGATTCACTTGCCGATTTTTTAAGCTTCGGCGTTGCGCCTGCCTTCGTCATGTATCTCTGGACGCTTGACAATGCGGGGCCGGTCGGTTGGGTCGCGGTGTTGGTGTTCGCGCTGTGCTCGGCCCTGCGCCTTGCGCGTTTCAACACGCTTTCCGAAATCGACCCGCGGCCGCAATGGGCGCGCAAATTCTTCATGGGTGTGCCCGCCCCTTGCGGCGCGGGCCTCGCGCTGATGCCGTTGATCGCCAGCCTTCAGTTTCCGGATTTTTCAGGCTACCCGCTGCTGACGCCGTTGATCGGGATCTGGATGATTCTGATCGGCCTGCTGATGGTGTCCAAACTCCCCACCCTTTCCAGCAAGCAGGTCAAGCTTCCGGCGTCCTCGGCGGTGCCGATGCTTGCGGCGGCGGGGCTGTTTCTGGCCGCGTTGGTGCATATGCCCTGGGCCACGCTGCTGGTCGCGGGCACCACATACGCGGCCTCGATTTTGATCGGGTTGAAAATGTATTTCCGCCTTAAACGCATGAACGCGCCGTCTGCGCCGGTTGCGGACGCGGCATAA
- a CDS encoding phosphatidylserine decarboxylase family protein has translation MTQTNDHWSDLLATIRKTVIFPVNPAGWPFVAAFAVGAAVLGFIATPLGWIGLVLTLWCLYFFRDPVRATPAREGLVVSPGCGRVVAVTPDVQLPPELDRAMDTGFNFTRISVFLSVFDVHVNRVPVTGEVTQTAYRPGKFLNAALDKASTDNEMSATLLKVKNGTKDVDVAFVQIAGWVARRIVNELAPGRQVRTGERMGLIRFGSRIDVYVPDGCVPMVSVGQSVIEGETVLADFKSKEKPREAVLQ, from the coding sequence ATGACCCAGACCAACGACCACTGGTCCGACCTGCTCGCGACCATCCGCAAGACCGTCATTTTCCCCGTCAACCCGGCCGGCTGGCCGTTCGTCGCGGCTTTCGCCGTCGGTGCCGCGGTGCTTGGCTTTATCGCCACGCCGCTGGGCTGGATCGGACTCGTCCTTACCCTGTGGTGTCTGTATTTCTTCCGCGACCCGGTGCGCGCGACACCCGCGCGCGAGGGTCTGGTGGTCTCGCCCGGTTGCGGGCGCGTGGTGGCTGTCACGCCGGATGTGCAATTGCCGCCGGAACTCGACCGCGCCATGGACACGGGGTTCAATTTCACCCGTATTTCCGTGTTCCTTTCGGTCTTCGACGTCCACGTCAACCGCGTGCCTGTAACGGGCGAGGTAACGCAGACCGCCTACCGTCCGGGAAAATTCCTCAACGCCGCGCTCGACAAGGCCTCGACCGACAACGAGATGTCGGCGACTCTGCTCAAGGTCAAGAACGGCACCAAGGATGTCGATGTCGCCTTTGTCCAGATCGCGGGCTGGGTCGCGCGCCGCATCGTCAACGAACTCGCTCCCGGCCGTCAGGTCCGCACCGGCGAACGCATGGGCCTGATCCGCTTCGGCTCGCGCATCGACGTCTACGTGCCGGATGGCTGCGTGCCGATGGTGTCTGTGGGCCAAAGCGTGATCGAGGGCGAAACCGTGCTGGCCGATTTTAAATCGAAGGAAAAACCGCGCGAGGCGGTGCTGCAATGA
- a CDS encoding YifB family Mg chelatase-like AAA ATPase, translated as MVANVQTVAFSGIDVLPIEVQVQITSGLPAFTIVGLPDKAVGESRERVRGALHAMGLSLPPKRITVNLAPADVTKEGSHYDLPIALGLLCAMGILPKEELAGACVLGELGLDSRIRAVGGVLPAAIHASASNLNLICPGACGAEAAWAGGLDVLAPDDLLQLINHFKGTQVLRAPVAALGGEAPGPGLCLSDIRGQESAKRALEIAAAGGHNILMAGPPGSGKSMLAQRLPGILPPLSPKEALEVSMIHSLAGLLPEGGMVRARPYRDPHHSASLPALVGGGARAKPGEISLAHRGVLFLDELPEFARASLEALRQPLETGQAVIARVNSHAVWPARFQLVAAMNPCRCGYLGDPAQECTRAPKCAAEYQGRLSGPLLDRIDMHIEVPAVSLADLNAPKTGEASAIVAARVAAARTAQAARHGEGVTNATLPVAQLEDACALAPDAKALVDQAAANLNLSARGYHRLLRVARTIADLDGAAALIGRVHLAEALSYRAHKYLNT; from the coding sequence ATGGTAGCCAACGTCCAGACCGTCGCGTTTTCCGGGATCGACGTATTGCCGATCGAGGTGCAGGTCCAGATCACGTCCGGCCTGCCCGCGTTCACCATTGTCGGTTTGCCGGACAAGGCCGTGGGCGAAAGCCGCGAACGCGTGCGCGGGGCGCTGCACGCGATGGGGTTGAGCCTGCCGCCCAAGCGGATCACCGTCAATCTGGCCCCCGCCGACGTTACCAAGGAAGGGTCGCATTACGACCTGCCGATCGCGCTGGGCCTTTTATGCGCGATGGGAATCCTGCCCAAGGAGGAGCTGGCCGGCGCGTGCGTGCTTGGCGAACTCGGCCTCGATTCCCGCATCCGCGCGGTGGGCGGCGTCCTGCCCGCCGCCATCCATGCCAGCGCCAGCAATCTTAACCTGATCTGTCCCGGCGCGTGCGGGGCGGAAGCGGCCTGGGCGGGCGGGCTGGACGTGCTGGCGCCCGACGATCTGCTGCAGTTGATCAACCATTTCAAGGGGACGCAGGTCCTGCGCGCGCCGGTCGCGGCGCTGGGCGGCGAGGCACCGGGGCCGGGTCTGTGTCTTTCCGACATACGCGGGCAGGAATCGGCCAAGCGCGCGCTGGAAATCGCGGCGGCGGGCGGCCACAACATATTGATGGCAGGACCGCCGGGATCGGGGAAATCCATGCTGGCGCAACGGCTGCCCGGCATATTGCCGCCGCTCAGCCCCAAGGAGGCGTTGGAGGTTTCGATGATCCACTCCCTCGCGGGCCTGTTGCCCGAAGGGGGCATGGTGCGCGCGCGGCCCTATCGCGATCCGCACCATTCGGCCAGCCTGCCCGCGTTGGTCGGCGGCGGCGCGCGGGCGAAGCCGGGCGAAATCTCACTGGCCCATCGCGGCGTCCTGTTTCTCGACGAATTGCCGGAATTCGCGCGCGCGAGTCTGGAGGCGCTGCGCCAACCGCTGGAAACCGGGCAAGCCGTCATCGCCCGGGTCAACAGCCACGCGGTATGGCCCGCGCGCTTTCAACTGGTTGCGGCGATGAATCCATGCCGGTGCGGGTATCTGGGCGATCCCGCGCAGGAATGCACCCGCGCGCCCAAATGCGCGGCGGAATATCAGGGCCGACTTTCGGGCCCGCTGCTGGACCGGATCGACATGCATATCGAGGTGCCGGCGGTGTCGCTTGCCGATCTCAACGCGCCTAAAACAGGCGAGGCTTCGGCGATTGTCGCCGCGCGCGTCGCCGCCGCGCGGACGGCGCAGGCCGCGCGCCACGGCGAGGGCGTGACCAACGCGACGCTGCCGGTGGCGCAGCTTGAAGACGCCTGCGCGCTGGCGCCGGACGCGAAAGCGCTGGTCGATCAGGCGGCCGCGAATCTGAACCTGTCGGCGCGCGGGTATCACCGCCTGTTGCGGGTCGCGCGCACGATCGCCGATCTGGACGGCGCGGCGGCCTTGATCGGGCGCGTGCATCTGGCCGAAGCCTTGTCATATCGCGCGCACAAATACCTGAATACCTAA